The Kaustia mangrovi genome has a segment encoding these proteins:
- a CDS encoding winged helix-turn-helix domain-containing protein — MSQPADEAKARLWIKIRLPNGHELGPGKIALLKAIATERSISGAARAMGMSYRRAWLLVDDVNSAFREPAIETFSGGHARGGAALTAFGEALVALFDDISVEAERGAAGTLARLTRLDREDAD, encoded by the coding sequence ATGTCCCAACCGGCCGACGAGGCGAAGGCGCGCCTGTGGATCAAGATCCGGCTGCCCAACGGCCATGAGCTGGGGCCCGGCAAGATCGCGCTGCTCAAGGCCATCGCGACCGAGCGGTCGATTTCCGGCGCGGCGCGGGCCATGGGCATGTCCTACCGGCGCGCCTGGCTGCTCGTCGACGATGTCAATTCCGCCTTCCGCGAGCCCGCCATCGAGACCTTTTCCGGCGGCCATGCCCGTGGCGGCGCGGCGTTGACCGCCTTCGGCGAGGCGCTCGTCGCCCTGTTCGACGACATCTCCGTCGAGGCCGAACGCGGCGCGGCCGGCACACTCGCCCGGCTCACCCGCCTGGACCGCGAGGACGCCGATTAA
- a CDS encoding RsmB/NOP family class I SAM-dependent RNA methyltransferase, translating to MARGADRGMAEIRTPRGKRRSGSSAPQAGLPARREAVRLIAEVLETGRPFDELFRLSAGDGPLAGLAPRDRALVRAIAATAFRHKLAIDDILGRFLSRPLPRRAGGVYATLLSGAAQLLFLRVPAHAAIDLAVSLAAGDRQMRPFKGLVNAVLRKVSAEGAAIAAGQDAARIATPDWLWRRWVSAYGEAEARAIAEAHLAGAALDITVADDVQAAGWADRLGGVLLPTGTVRLADHSGRVEELAGYGDGVWWVQDAAAALPVRLLGDVRGAHVVDLCAAPGGKAMQLAARGARVTAIDSSAHRLARLAENLKRTGLAADTVHGDAALWRPAEPADAVLLDAPCSATGTIRRHPDLPHIKMPEQIGALAGLQSALLAHALTLVKPGGLVVYCSCSLEPEEGPEVVAKVLAAGRAERVPVHADELAGLGHFVTAEGDLRTLPGQAVDAAGDLKGLDGFFAARLRAL from the coding sequence GTGGCCCGTGGGGCTGACCGGGGCATGGCCGAAATCCGCACGCCGCGGGGCAAACGCAGGTCCGGCTCGTCGGCACCGCAGGCCGGCCTGCCGGCACGGCGCGAGGCCGTCAGGCTCATCGCCGAGGTTCTGGAGACCGGCCGTCCCTTCGACGAGCTGTTCCGCCTGAGCGCCGGGGACGGCCCGCTTGCGGGCCTTGCCCCGCGCGACCGGGCGCTCGTGCGCGCCATCGCCGCGACCGCCTTCCGCCACAAGCTCGCCATCGACGACATTCTGGGCCGGTTCCTCTCCCGCCCGCTGCCCCGCCGCGCGGGCGGCGTCTATGCGACGCTCCTGTCCGGGGCCGCCCAGCTCCTGTTCCTGCGCGTGCCGGCCCATGCGGCCATCGATCTCGCGGTGAGCCTGGCCGCGGGCGACCGGCAGATGCGGCCCTTCAAGGGCCTCGTCAATGCGGTTCTGCGCAAGGTCTCCGCCGAAGGGGCGGCAATCGCCGCCGGGCAGGACGCCGCCCGGATCGCCACGCCGGACTGGCTGTGGCGGCGCTGGGTTTCGGCCTATGGCGAGGCGGAGGCGCGCGCCATCGCGGAGGCCCATCTCGCGGGCGCCGCGCTCGACATCACGGTGGCCGACGACGTGCAGGCGGCCGGGTGGGCCGACCGGCTCGGCGGCGTCCTCCTGCCCACGGGCACGGTGCGCCTCGCCGACCATTCCGGCCGGGTGGAGGAGCTTGCGGGCTATGGCGACGGGGTCTGGTGGGTGCAGGACGCCGCCGCGGCGCTCCCCGTGCGGCTCCTCGGCGATGTGCGCGGCGCCCATGTCGTCGATCTGTGCGCCGCCCCCGGCGGCAAGGCCATGCAACTCGCCGCCCGTGGCGCGCGGGTGACCGCCATCGACAGTTCCGCGCACCGGCTGGCCCGGCTCGCGGAGAACCTGAAGCGCACCGGGCTTGCCGCGGACACCGTCCATGGCGATGCCGCGCTGTGGCGCCCGGCGGAACCCGCCGATGCCGTTCTGCTCGACGCGCCCTGCTCGGCGACCGGCACCATCCGCCGCCATCCCGACCTGCCCCATATCAAGATGCCGGAACAGATCGGCGCGCTGGCCGGGCTGCAATCGGCGCTTCTGGCGCACGCCCTCACGCTCGTGAAACCCGGCGGCCTCGTCGTCTATTGCTCCTGCTCGCTTGAGCCCGAGGAGGGGCCGGAGGTGGTCGCGAAGGTCCTCGCGGCCGGCCGGGCCGAGCGCGTTCCCGTGCATGCCGACGAACTCGCCGGTCTCGGCCATTTCGTCACAGCGGAGGGGGATCTGCGCACCCTTCCGGGCCAGGCGGTCGACGCGGCCGGCGACCTCAAGGGGCTTGACGGCTTTTTCGCGGCCCGTCTACGTGCCCTGTAA
- the htpX gene encoding zinc metalloprotease HtpX, giving the protein MNYLKTAILLAGMTALFLGVGFLLAGQAGLVIALVVALGMNAFAYWNADKMVLRMYGAREVDEASAPDFYGLVRELSERAGLPMPRVYVIENAQPNAFATGRNPENAAVAATTGLLGMLSRDEIAGVMAHELAHVKHRDTLTMTITATLAGAISMLANFGLFFGGMRERDNPLGIVGVIAMAILAPLAAMLVQMAISRTREYAADRGGAEICGNPMALASALNKIAGAAHRVENPQAEANPATAHMFIINPLSGQRMDNLFSTHPDTENRIAALRELAGEWGTGGGGTAAQNEARGGHAPAPWQRSSHGGSSARGPWG; this is encoded by the coding sequence ATGAACTACCTGAAGACAGCCATTCTATTGGCCGGCATGACCGCCCTGTTCCTGGGCGTCGGCTTCCTGCTCGCGGGCCAGGCCGGCCTCGTCATCGCGCTCGTCGTGGCGCTGGGCATGAACGCCTTCGCGTACTGGAACGCGGACAAGATGGTCCTGCGCATGTATGGCGCGCGCGAGGTGGACGAGGCCAGCGCGCCCGATTTCTACGGTCTCGTGCGCGAGCTCTCCGAGCGCGCCGGACTTCCCATGCCGCGCGTCTATGTCATCGAGAACGCCCAGCCCAACGCCTTCGCGACCGGCCGCAACCCGGAGAATGCCGCCGTCGCGGCCACGACGGGCCTGCTCGGCATGCTGAGCCGGGACGAGATCGCCGGCGTGATGGCCCATGAGCTCGCCCATGTGAAGCATCGCGACACGCTCACCATGACGATCACCGCGACGCTTGCGGGTGCGATCTCCATGCTCGCCAATTTCGGCCTGTTCTTCGGCGGCATGCGCGAGCGCGACAATCCGCTGGGGATCGTCGGCGTGATCGCCATGGCGATCCTTGCCCCGCTCGCCGCCATGCTGGTACAGATGGCCATCAGCCGCACCCGCGAATATGCCGCAGACCGCGGCGGCGCGGAGATCTGCGGCAATCCCATGGCGCTCGCCTCCGCCCTGAACAAGATCGCCGGCGCCGCCCACCGCGTGGAAAACCCCCAGGCGGAAGCCAATCCGGCGACCGCGCATATGTTCATCATCAACCCGCTCTCCGGCCAGCGCATGGACAATCTGTTCTCCACCCATCCCGATACGGAAAACCGGATCGCGGCCCTGCGCGAGCTCGCAGGCGAATGGGGCACGGGCGGCGGCGGCACGGCCGCGCAGAACGAGGCGCGCGGCGGCCACGCCCCCGCACCCTGGCAGCGCTCGTCCCATGGCGGGAGCAGCGCCCGTGGCCCGTGGGGCTGA
- a CDS encoding DUF1674 domain-containing protein — translation MSADRTGHGDGAKAGNRGEGANDNLPPAARRALEEAAARRAEIDARATARPKEINGADGPEPTRYGDWEKKGLTSDF, via the coding sequence ATGAGTGCCGACAGGACAGGGCATGGCGACGGCGCAAAGGCCGGAAACCGGGGCGAGGGCGCGAACGACAATCTGCCGCCCGCCGCGCGCCGCGCCCTTGAGGAGGCGGCCGCCCGCCGCGCCGAAATCGACGCGCGCGCGACCGCACGCCCGAAGGAGATCAACGGCGCGGACGGTCCGGAGCCGACCCGTTACGGGGACTGGGAGAAGAAGGGCCTGACAAGCGACTTCTGA
- a CDS encoding YqaA family protein, with translation MLRRLYDWTLSLARRPGATRALAAISFAESSFFPVPPDVLLIPMVLAERTKAWLYGTVTTVASVLGGLFGYAIGYFLLDTIGRPIIDFYGYTEEFHKFAGLYNEYGAWIVFAAGLTPLPYKVVTIASGVTMLNLPAFMLASVASRGLRFYAVAALLYWFGPPIRDLMDRYLNWVFWGFVALAVGGFVVLPYLW, from the coding sequence ATGCTCAGACGGCTCTATGACTGGACCCTGTCGCTCGCCCGCCGTCCCGGCGCGACCCGGGCGCTTGCCGCGATCTCCTTTGCGGAAAGCTCGTTCTTCCCCGTTCCGCCGGATGTCCTGCTGATCCCGATGGTGCTGGCCGAGCGCACCAAGGCGTGGCTCTACGGCACGGTGACGACGGTGGCCTCGGTGCTCGGCGGCCTGTTCGGCTACGCCATCGGCTACTTCCTGCTCGACACGATCGGCCGTCCGATCATCGACTTCTACGGCTATACGGAAGAGTTCCACAAATTCGCCGGCCTCTACAACGAATACGGCGCCTGGATCGTGTTCGCGGCGGGCCTCACGCCGCTGCCCTACAAGGTGGTGACCATCGCCAGCGGGGTGACCATGCTCAACCTGCCGGCCTTCATGCTGGCGAGCGTGGCGAGCCGGGGCCTGCGCTTCTACGCGGTGGCGGCGCTCCTCTACTGGTTCGGGCCGCCGATCCGCGACCTGATGGACCGCTATCTGAACTGGGTGTTCTGGGGCTTCGTTGCGCTGGCGGTCGGCGGCTTCGTCGTGCTGCCCTATTTGTGGTGA
- a CDS encoding disulfide bond formation protein B, protein MTRTTAAAIVLFAVSTATILGAWAFEILGGYAPCPLCLTERWPYYAVVALGFVLVVAAMASAHERWIRAGLAICGAIMLASAALGGYHAGVEWGWWPGPQTCAGGGGFSGGGVLPDLDNARVVACDEAAWRLFGLSFAGYNAVISLCLAIVAFCGAIRPRRTV, encoded by the coding sequence ATGACGCGCACGACCGCAGCAGCCATCGTCCTTTTCGCCGTGAGCACGGCGACGATCCTCGGCGCCTGGGCCTTCGAGATCCTCGGCGGCTATGCGCCCTGCCCGCTCTGTCTCACCGAGCGCTGGCCCTATTATGCGGTCGTCGCGCTCGGCTTCGTCCTGGTCGTCGCGGCAATGGCCTCCGCCCATGAGCGCTGGATCCGCGCGGGACTTGCCATATGCGGCGCGATCATGCTGGCGAGCGCCGCACTCGGCGGCTATCACGCCGGTGTCGAATGGGGCTGGTGGCCGGGCCCGCAGACCTGCGCCGGCGGCGGCGGCTTTTCCGGCGGCGGCGTGCTGCCCGATCTCGACAATGCCCGCGTGGTCGCCTGCGACGAGGCCGCATGGCGGCTCTTCGGCCTGTCCTTTGCCGGCTACAACGCCGTGATCTCGCTCTGCCTCGCCATCGTCGCCTTCTGCGGCGCGATCAGGCCGCGCAGGACCGTTTGA
- a CDS encoding HNH endonuclease, whose product MNGLAISPESCPALVLNADYRPLSYYPLSLWSWQDAIKAVFLDRVNIVSQYDRAVRSPSFEFRLPSVVALKSYVKPARYPAFTRFNVFLRDRFTCQYCGTREELTFDHLIPRSRGGQTTWENVVTACAPCNLRKGGKMPDVAKMHPSRTPDRPTVYELHSNGRLFPPNYLHESWLDYLYWDTELQP is encoded by the coding sequence GTGAACGGCCTGGCCATATCACCCGAGAGCTGTCCTGCGCTGGTTCTCAATGCGGATTACCGGCCCCTGAGCTATTATCCGCTGTCCCTGTGGAGCTGGCAGGACGCGATCAAGGCGGTCTTCCTCGACCGCGTGAACATCGTCTCGCAATATGACCGCGCGGTGCGCAGCCCGAGCTTCGAGTTCCGGCTGCCGAGCGTCGTCGCGCTCAAGTCCTATGTGAAGCCGGCGCGCTACCCGGCCTTCACGCGGTTCAACGTCTTCCTGCGCGACCGGTTCACCTGCCAGTATTGCGGAACCCGCGAGGAGCTGACCTTCGACCATCTCATCCCCCGCTCCAGGGGAGGCCAGACCACATGGGAGAACGTCGTCACGGCCTGCGCGCCCTGCAATCTGAGGAAGGGCGGCAAGATGCCGGACGTCGCCAAGATGCACCCCTCGCGCACGCCGGACCGGCCGACCGTCTACGAGCTCCACAGCAACGGCCGGCTGTTCCCGCCGAACTATCTCCACGAAAGCTGGCTCGACTATCTCTACTGGGATACCGAGCTTCAGCCGTGA
- a CDS encoding alpha/beta hydrolase codes for MTETLDGPRLAPASGGPARQLVIFLHGYGADGNDLIGLGREWQHLLPDAAFVSPHAPEPCGMAPMGRQWFALTRLDPDEYWAGVRHAAPALDAFIDAELDRHGLDDSRLALVGFSQGTMMSLHVGLRRARPAAGILGYSGALAGPEHLDAEIAARPPVLLVHGDRDEVIPVAALQIAAQTLGRAEVPVQWHVSHGVGHGIAPDGLALGGQFLGEVFAVPAGRP; via the coding sequence ATGACCGAGACCCTCGACGGCCCCCGCCTGGCGCCCGCCTCGGGCGGCCCCGCCCGCCAGCTCGTCATCTTCCTCCACGGCTACGGTGCCGACGGCAACGATCTCATCGGGCTCGGCCGCGAATGGCAGCACCTCCTGCCGGACGCCGCCTTTGTCAGCCCGCATGCGCCGGAGCCCTGTGGCATGGCTCCGATGGGCCGGCAGTGGTTCGCGCTCACGCGCCTCGATCCGGACGAGTACTGGGCGGGTGTGCGGCATGCCGCGCCGGCGCTCGACGCCTTCATCGACGCCGAGCTCGACCGTCACGGCCTCGACGACAGCCGGCTGGCGCTGGTCGGTTTCAGCCAGGGCACCATGATGAGCCTGCATGTGGGTCTGCGCCGTGCCAGGCCCGCCGCCGGCATTCTCGGCTATTCGGGGGCGCTGGCCGGCCCCGAGCACCTCGATGCGGAGATCGCGGCCCGCCCGCCGGTGCTCCTCGTCCATGGCGACCGCGACGAGGTCATCCCCGTCGCCGCCCTTCAGATCGCCGCCCAGACGCTCGGCCGCGCCGAGGTTCCCGTCCAGTGGCATGTCTCCCATGGCGTCGGCCACGGTATCGCACCGGACGGCCTTGCGCTTGGCGGCCAGTTCCTCGGCGAGGTGTTCGCCGTGCCCGCCGGGCGCCCCTGA